A stretch of Triticum aestivum cultivar Chinese Spring chromosome 1D, IWGSC CS RefSeq v2.1, whole genome shotgun sequence DNA encodes these proteins:
- the LOC123180327 gene encoding protein LNK4, translating to MSSMSCYTLAEGGSIFPSGDELVGNQKTEQGNYWTQWNSRLSDDLNTTSLYSDEHENGIEQCFDDADEHERSSQQERSSACARVASSDCSTGPSEEQSEGPAPLELQHCKETNDIFLSQFSDDEMRMMDAPFQALDMFPGSMHRLLSYENMLSGVLTDSQNQEANPGHNEMDTMDTCGFPLFSHDLQNDPSSADGSLQTLLSASQDKAEVSTMKRSRSVADIESSSNGEVAVLEELEDVMFQLTKKTRVCLRDAFYRLAESSEVQCTAVNGGTLTCSNEQSFQQSEGTESSTSTSDRAERETNAIDRTVAILAFKPASSAAWE from the exons ATGAGTAGCATGTCGTGTTATACCCTGGCAGAAGGTGGAAGCATCTTCCCATCTGGCGACGAACTCGTTGGGAATCAAAAGACAGAGCAAGGAAATTACTGGACACAATGGAATTCAAGGCTATCTGATGATTTGAACACAACAAGCCTATACTCAGACGAGCATGAGAATGGCATCGAGCAATGTTTCGACGACGCCGATGAACATGAGAGGAGCAGCCAACAGGAGAGGTCGTCAGCATGTGCCAGAGTTGCATCTTCAGATTGCAGCACAGGGCCTTCAGAAGAACAATCTGAGGGGCCAGCGCCGTTGGAACTACAACACTGCAAGGAAACAAACGACATCTTCTT GAGTCAATTTTCGGATGATGAAATGAGGATGATGGATGCGCCGTTTCAGGCACTTGATATGTTCCCTGGCTCCATGCACAGGCTGTTGTCCTATGAGAACATGCTGAGTGGAGTATTGACTGATTCTCAAAATCAAGAAGCAAATCCGGGTCATAATGAAATGGACACCATGGATACTTGCGGCTTTCCTTTGTTCAGCCATGACTTGCAAAATGATCCTAGCAGTGCTGATGGCAGCTTACAAACACTACTGAGTGCCTCCCAGGACAAG GCTGAGGTGAGCACCATGAAGAGGAGTAGATCAGTGGCCGATATAGAGAGCTCCTCCAACGGGGAAGTAGCAGTGCTTGAGGAACTTGAAGATGTCATGTTTCAG CTGACAAAGAAGACACGTGTATGCCTCCGTGACGCTTTCTACAGGCTGGCTGAAAGCTCGGAAGTGCAGTGCACTGCTGTAAATGGAGGGACACTGACGTGCTCAAACGAGCAAAGTTTTCAGCAATCAGAGGGCACCGAATCTAG CACCTCGACATCAGACCGTGCAGAACGGGAGACGAACGCGATAGACAGAACCGTGGCAATCCTCGCGTTCAAGCCGGCTTCCTCAGCTGCATGGGAATGA